A stretch of the Pedobacter sp. MC2016-14 genome encodes the following:
- a CDS encoding substrate-binding domain-containing protein, with product MKETKNIRIKDIALKAKVSAGTVDRVLHDRGNVSEKVKEKVLKILAEMNYEPNFMARALGNKKEYRFAALIPDPAFDAYWLDPKLGIEKAAKEARQYGVNVSPFMFNPYDVQSFKEMAEAVTQSNPDGILLSPIFYREVLSFFETWKKMEIPFVLFNTQIAEFDPLSYIGQDSYQSGLVAANLIHFGRPQPASILIAHIDEEMSNAAHLIKKEQGLRNYFIQNNLSEHYEVIKVELNRNNYALFVEQLDAVFESNPQLQFCFVTTSKAYEIAKYFEQKFINHIKIIGYDLIPQNLHYLNKGAISFLINQNPLGQGYWGINQLVDHLVFKKEISAIKFLPLDIVTKENLNYYIDESMLYNRF from the coding sequence ATGAAAGAAACAAAGAACATCCGTATAAAAGATATTGCCCTTAAGGCAAAGGTATCTGCGGGAACAGTAGACCGGGTATTACATGACAGAGGAAATGTTTCTGAAAAAGTAAAGGAAAAGGTACTGAAGATTTTAGCGGAGATGAATTACGAGCCAAATTTTATGGCCCGGGCACTTGGTAACAAAAAAGAGTATCGTTTTGCAGCTTTAATCCCTGATCCGGCTTTCGATGCTTACTGGCTGGATCCTAAACTAGGCATTGAGAAAGCTGCAAAAGAAGCCAGGCAATATGGTGTAAATGTAAGTCCGTTTATGTTCAACCCTTACGATGTGCAGTCTTTTAAGGAGATGGCTGAGGCAGTTACTCAGTCCAATCCCGACGGGATTTTATTGTCGCCTATTTTTTACCGCGAGGTACTTTCCTTTTTTGAAACCTGGAAAAAGATGGAGATCCCTTTTGTGTTGTTTAATACGCAGATTGCGGAGTTCGATCCCCTGAGTTACATTGGGCAGGATTCTTACCAGAGTGGTCTTGTTGCAGCAAACCTGATCCATTTTGGCAGGCCACAGCCTGCATCGATATTGATTGCGCACATTGATGAGGAAATGAGTAATGCGGCGCATTTGATTAAAAAGGAGCAGGGCCTTAGAAATTATTTTATCCAGAATAATCTGAGTGAGCACTATGAAGTGATTAAAGTAGAGTTAAACCGCAACAATTACGCATTATTTGTAGAGCAGCTGGATGCTGTATTTGAAAGTAATCCTCAGCTGCAGTTTTGTTTTGTAACCACCTCAAAAGCTTACGAGATTGCAAAATATTTTGAGCAGAAGTTCATCAATCATATTAAAATTATTGGTTACGATTTAATCCCTCAAAACCTTCATTACCTGAATAAAGGTGCCATAAGTTTTTTGATTAACCAGAATCCGCTTGGACAGGGTTATTGGGGAATTAACCAGCTGGTAGACCATCTGGTGTTTAAAAAGGAAATTTCTGCCATTAAGTTTTTGCCGCTTGATATCGTAACCAAAGAAAACCTTAATTATTACATAGACGAATCTATGTTGTACAACAGGTTTTAA
- a CDS encoding carbohydrate-binding family 9-like protein has translation MLQAAFLEDINLCTPIEKISQSLDQEMRHAIACRPWPEFGYKPEVSFAIAHGKNAILLKFFVTEEAIRAVYLNPNDPVYLDSCVEFFIGFNDDADYYNFEFNCAGTCLLGYGSGRERQLLPVAEIRKIKHESRIRNPREEKLIDWELTVVIPTEVMIFHHFSSLNKSQSRVNFFKCGDGLPKPHYLSWNNIESDEPNFHQSQFFGSLYFQ, from the coding sequence ATGCTCCAGGCAGCCTTTTTAGAAGACATTAACCTTTGCACACCTATAGAAAAGATTTCCCAATCTCTGGATCAGGAAATGAGACATGCTATAGCCTGCAGGCCATGGCCCGAATTTGGTTATAAACCTGAAGTATCTTTTGCCATTGCGCATGGCAAAAATGCCATTTTGCTTAAATTTTTCGTCACTGAAGAAGCCATACGCGCAGTGTACCTAAATCCTAATGACCCGGTATACCTGGACAGCTGTGTTGAGTTTTTTATCGGCTTTAATGATGATGCTGACTATTACAATTTTGAGTTCAATTGTGCAGGCACCTGTTTACTGGGTTATGGAAGCGGAAGGGAAAGACAGTTATTGCCGGTAGCTGAGATTAGAAAAATAAAACATGAAAGCCGCATCCGGAACCCCAGAGAAGAAAAGTTAATAGACTGGGAACTTACCGTAGTTATTCCTACTGAAGTGATGATCTTTCATCACTTCAGTAGCCTTAACAAGAGCCAAAGCAGGGTCAATTTCTTTAAATGCGGAGATGGGCTTCCGAAGCCACACTACCTGTCATGGAACAACATTGAATCTGACGAACCAAACTTCCATCAGTCACAGTTCTTTGGATCGCTTTATTTCCAGTAA